The genomic DNA tgtgcgtattgttgtgtgttttttattctacattttGCTATAGAGGTATAGAGGAGAGTTGAgatatcacaaaatatattcaaaccATCGTATGATTGCCCATGTCAGAAGCCAAATCAAATGAACCTACTTTCTATTGTATTCATGACTTACCGTAACAACTTCGACAACAGTTAACAGTCATATAACCTGGGTTTTTCACACATTGTCCAGTACCGGCCCAGTCTCTACAACTTTTTTCATGGTCTCTGCAGTCTACAAAAAGCGATATTACAATGCGCATTTTTATGAATACTGTTTAGTGAAGCAGTGCGTCTTCCTAAATACCAGATATTTATTGACCTAGTTGCTATCTAGAATTCTGCGACACTTGACCCAAGAAATATCGATAACTGAATCTTtgaatcatagaaaaaaataagtttattttgttGCGTACAACTTTCAAAATCGTACGGGAACGTGTGAAGTGTCTTAGAATGGCGGACATATGTAAccttgatgcgactgtcatacacatGAGAGGTTGATATAGCTGTCTATGAAACAAGGTACAATCCACCATTATCCACTtaaggaaatgtctgtaccgAGACATACATATGACAGGTGTTATCAATTAGTTTGATATGttcgagcttttgattttgccatatgattagaggctttccgttttgatttttactctgtgtttagtatttttgtgattttactttgtataATTGCAGTTTTCTGAAAATTGAATtaagattatttatatttattttaacttcTTTCAAATGAAAACGGGATAtgttttcaagtttaaataaatcgcaatgtttattatttaaagtaatTCATTTAAGTTACTTCTACAGCAAGGCGTATGGTCGTCAAATACCTTTTAAATCTGAATTTTAATGCTCAAATTTAAGAAAGTTTGAAATCGTTATAATGATGTACTTCTGAAAGAGAACTTGGGTCATCAAACTTGAATTTATATTAATCTACTTATCAACGTTTGTTTAAGATTCTGATTAATGAAAACCCATTGGTGCATTTTCACTTCACTTTTACTAACCAATATAACTCATCTTAGGTGCTATACCTATAACCGAAAGAGTCGTTTACAGCTGTTAACATATGACTTTATACTCACTGCACTGTTTGTTACTATTAGAATTTTGAAAGCAAGGATAGCGTCACTCACCTAAAGTACTATACCTATACCTATTACACATAGAGTCTTTTACAACTCCAACTATATGAATATCTATTCAGTGTACCGTGTATCACTAACATAACTCACCGTGAGTACTATACCTATTGGCTATAACTGATTACCCATAGAGTCGTTTAAAACTGTAACTttgatccaccattttctacatttgaaaatgcctgtcccaagtcaggaatatgacaattcttttccattcgtttttgatgagttttgttatttgattttgctatgtgattatggactttccgaattggtTTTCCtataagttcagtatttttgtgattttacttttgactaTCTACTCACTCCGCCGAGTATTAGTAACATAACTCACTGTAAGTACGGTACCTAATAATGATAACTGCCAATCCACAGAGTCGTGTAAAACTACTGTAAATACCTATAACTCTTCACTCAGAGAGTCGTTTACAAATGTAACAGTATATCAACAGCATTATTTACCAGTATCCATTGCACCATTCAAAACTTGAAATCAGAACAGCATACAACTTAAACGtcttctttcatatatataactACTAAGCGACAGAACCGTTTAGAACTGTGACTACGTCTTATATAAATAACTGTTTACAACTTtgaagaacatttaaaaaaaatcgtttgaaaaccaaaaaattcaaaagatttttCGTAAACAAAAGCTTACTTACAGGGTAGCTTCTTATCCATATTAACGGTGACACCTGTAATAGTTAAATGAGGTAACACCAACAACTGTTACaacaagtaaaatcacaaaaataccgtactccgaggaaaattcatattggaaagtcactactcaaatggcaaaaacaaacgctcaaacacatcaaatgaacagataacaactgtcatacaacgTGATTGGTACATGCTTTTCTTATTTCTTTAGAAAAATGGCGGATTAAACCCGATTTTTATAACTAGCTCAACccctcacttgtatgacagtcgcatccgTTTCTATATTAAAACCCACTCTTCTTCCCTATACATTTTAAACCACGTATCAATTACAATGTTTTAACCTCAATGCAATCCCGTTCCCAACGTATCTATCTCAATTTTCAAGCTTTAACTCCTTACTATTAACCACTTCACTTCTTACCGTACTGAGTACCGTTAACTGCACTGTTTACTACTACAACAAATAGGACTGCAACAAACAACATCATTTTGTGGGTTcctgaaaatttattaaaactttctttacaaaaaatcacaattactctgatttaaaaaaaataatatatgcaattcttaaaatgtatataaaactgGTGAAACACTTGATACTATGGACGCAAGACGTATGTGACAACTTCAAGACAGGTGTTCCTTATCtgataacatataaatatacaacaCCTAAATTTCATCTGAAATATAGACGTTAATTATGAAATGACGTTGATGTGTTTGTATGGTAAGTATTACGATCGTTTACGACATATAAAATAACAGCTGTCTTGTAAGTACTCAACCTTCATGCTTCCATTCACCTTGCACTCTGCTACAACCCTTAATGAAGTCGACGAGTAAGGATATTAGTCGACTATGTAAGGTtcaatttaaatagaaaaaatggtTATTTGTTTCTTCCTCAGCAACATAGAACCAATAATTTTCATCAGgtatcaattgtttttttcaaattccaaaaacccaaaagttaaaattataaaCGTAAAACAGTAAAATCATCTTTATTCATTTCCCAAAAGTAACCTGATATTGTAACATAATGGAAGCTTCGTTGTTTCTgtaaatcacatttttttaaccaaaGGTTGAATAGCTGATTACCTttccatttcaaaattaaaaatcgagATTGTTACAAATGCTGTCGTTCGAGTTTGGTTATGAATTAAACTGATGTTGTAGAAAATGTCTAACTGTCGTCTTGTagcctacatttaaaataatgaagTTATATGTacgaaaaaaaaagagcttaCCTTTTCTGTATTTGAACTGATGGAATTTCAATTACCAAACTACATTTTCAGATGtttatatataccatttggtCAAGTGATTATGTGTTATATTAACTGTAATAAGATACTTCATAATGAAATAACGTTAAGTTCAtgctataaatacatgtaattagtAGATAATACCTAATTTCATGACTGGCATTTTCGTTTGTTCACATAAATGACAATAATTCTAAATGTTTGTCTCCTTACATGTTACTTAGTGAAATTTAGCAATTAAGAAAATTAGAAATGTTCTACATGACAGCCTGTTGACaagtaattttgatattattttggGTTAAGTTGATTCTGATTCGcatgattttgacatttcaacaataaatgCTGTAAGGCTTAATATTTGATACTGAATCTTAATTTAAGTATTACCCCTTATTTCTGCACTACAGGTATACACAACATATGATTTCTGGTTTAATATTTGAAACAGATTACTGCTTTAGATATTACGCATATAAGCAGCACTACATGCATACAAATGAATACTTTCAATATTACCCCTTCTAGCAACACAACAGGAAACAAATAGATACTTTAGATATTTCCCCTATTAGCCACACAACAGGAATAAAGATTAAAATACTTTAGATATAACCTTTATGAGCAACACTACAGGAAAACTGATTCTTAATTAAATATAACCCCTACTTTCTACACTAAAGGAATACCCAACATATGATTTCtggttttatatttgatatgaacGCATACTTTAGATATTACCTTTATAAGCAACAATAcatgaaatcatttttatacTTTAGATATTatcctactataaactgcaggAATGCAGATTCTTCTTAGATATATAACCGATATTATAATTTCTGTGCTCggaaaataaagatttaaagaaaaaaaatacttcatctTGCCAACAACTACTATGCACAATTTAGGTACATCATTTGGTTTAGTTTCATGGATCACATGTGTTCTATCAAATTTCTTTAAGGTCACTGACAGTAAAAGGTATTTCAAGTGTTGGTGtatattcattattcatttataGTAGTAGGTGTAATACCATAAACTCATGTACTCATGTCACACCCGGTTAAATACGAAAATaggtcgaaaaaaatattaatttgaattcaacagttgtaggtaattaatgaactttttctccttatttcttatattcTGCTATAAAGCAGACTTCCCCTTTTTATTgcttaaatacatataaatacttataagtaaatgaaattagtttttaagCAGCTTCaacaaatttttcatttaaaaaaaagcttttaGCTCTCTGCGTACATTTAATTTGAACACAAGGACTCTTTGAAACACCCTTCGACAGTTAACTTTTATATTGATAGTTTATTAAGCTTGAATACTTCAATTACTCATTTATTATAACATTTCTATCACAAATGTGTGAAAATTAcccaaatgttttatttatcgGCTCAAAGAATTGACATTTTGAGGAAATGAGAGGTATACATTGACCAAAAGAGACATTATAAGAAAGACAAAGAGGTCAATAAGTGGTATCTATAATCCGAAAGTCATCTTTTACATCACATTCAACTGCTTGTAGGTAGATGAGACAATTAATTGATCATTTATTGGTCTGCACTATATCCTATCATGATGCGGTGTAAATTGGATTTTTCGTTTCCTCAAATTGTTGAACTGAGTATGACAAAATTTGACAGGATTGCTTGAAATAACTAATATTACATATGTCTAACTATAATGAGACAATAtcatacaatttaaataatttaatgatGCAATGCATTAGTTGTAGCTTTATGTGTTACAGTTATTCGATTTCTATTTTCCATGTTTTCAGTCATGAATGTCCTTAAATTGCACAAATTGACCATATAGTTACAACCATACAACGGGTTTGTAATAATACGAGCAACTCGACAGGTGACACATGTGAAGCAGaaccggagcacctgatataacccccagtttttgttggggttcgtgttggtATGCcttatatttttctatgttgtgtcttgtatagtactatttttctgtttgtccctttcttttttttagccatgacgttgtcagtatttttcgatctatgagtttgactgtccctccaTACAGTTACTGTGATCATGCAGTGTCATTTGTTATTcatggcgtactaaattataatcctggtacctttggtaaTTATCTACCTGTATTTTAGAATTATTGTCACGTCCAAGACACCTATGATTGCATGTgctatcattatttttttcccgTTATTTCGAGAGTTGATTGCTCATAGCATTGTTTTCGTGGTTGAATTTAACTTCAGTTTAATTGACTCGAAACTTTTAAAGCTTGGCATAGATATCCGTCTATTGATAAATTTCtaaatgtctgtttatttatgcTGACTCATTCCCACCAACACTAAGTTTCCTTTATTCATCTTTATAACAttattacatataaataaaggcaacagtagtatatcagggtttcaaaactcataaatcgatagaaaaaaatccgggtcacaaaccaaaaccgagggaaacgcatacaaatgagaggagaatgacaacacaacattaaaatgtaacacacacagaaacgaactgagcattagacaaaatccgatgagaatagcaaatataacatcaaaactaaatacacgaatttgggatagaaaaataccgtgacacgtcttataataatatgaatttacactcaaataTATAAGAGGTAACAAACAACACAAATGAAACACAactaaatatgtaacacacacagaaacgaactatttacCTATATTATTAAAGCGTTTTTTTCAGTCAAACAAATGAGCATGAAAAACTATCAATGACATTCATATCTCAACGAAATACTGTTTGTTTACGTTGAAATATAGTCCGAAGACGGTTTATAGTATGAAAATCAGAGACGGATTGCCGTTTTTTTTACGAAATAGTTTAAATTATGTACCTGTTTCCTTACTTTAAACATGCGCGCAGTTGCTAGCCAGAggtttttcatttcatatattgattgtttttgttcCAAAATTCAATGCCGAAAGTTATTTCTTCTGGCGAGACGGTGCGCATACACGAAATCGGATCATTTTGTCGGATTTTTTTGCTCCGGATCACCGGATTTGCTTATTTCGTTTTTACTTCCGGCCGTCTGTTTTAcaccaaagtgaaagactttcagtttcaaagtaacaacacagacatatgatatatatatatatatcagagaCTAGTCTCTGCACATACAGGTATACATACACAACATATGCACAACAGGTATCAGctttaaacgttttaaaatcAGTGTTTAAACCCAAGACAAAAATATGTGAGTGTCGTCTGCTTGCAAGTATCACAGTGTAGGAGTCTGTATCCACAAACCATTTTATTCTATATTACCAAGGGAGTTTTTGCTGGGATTTTTGTGAACAAATATACTTTCAACGGACTTGTCATACAATTTGACAGCAAAAAAGGGGAGTCTAGATATCTTTTGTTAGAAAAATGCagaatgaaaatatatacatgagGGGGGacaggaggggtcctgatcacTAAATCCCGatgtcccgaatttaaataaagtaaatcctgaCGTCCCAAAATTCGAAAacaagaattcccggatccggaaagggtcaatcccgaaatcccgatcTTAACACCCGATCCTggaggtcctatcccccctcatacatgatatatataaaataaagaccGAAAAGTGTTTCAAATTCCATAGTGCTTCAATGCtttcctaccatttccaccaaaattttggataaaaacataaacacaaattgttttacaaGCTATAATTCTGTGCTGCAGTTTTCTGGTTTATTTATGATAGCTAGTGTAGGAGTAGTCCAGACAATTATGCCGTCTGCTGtgggtatttttttattttgactttttttttttatcccacaTTGACACAGGAAGGCGTcctagaaagaaaaaaatagccttgtcagatgtcattattatttggactagtgtAGGAGTGGTGTATGATTCATGGCATGTATAAATGAATCTTACCAGCACCTCTACAACACATTCTGTCATtctgattttcatttttacaaactATCAAGACACCAGCAAAGAAATTACCAAAAACTATTAAACATTaacaaagtattaaaaaaatgtaaacaatttgcTCATCGTGCTCATTGTAAACAAGCATTACAAGAGAGATTAACAATTGTTAAATGCTTCCAGTGGTTATAGTTCTAGTTTTATAATCACATATTTTCTTTCACAAATCAGTtgcagatccagaacttttcaaaAAGGGGGCCCCCTCAAGTCATGCTTCATTGATTCCCTATATCTTTTCCCCGTGAAAAGGTGAAAATTAAGAACTCAAGATTGATACTATAAGCTTTGAGAGCATAAGCTagaaatattgataggtcatggatcTCAATTCGAGATATTTGAGGTTTAAAATGTGGCAGGAAAAGGCTGATTCgcacttttaccttatatttgcattggtattatttgggtctcaaaacaaaaagaaattcaaGAATCTTCTAAAGTTTTGGTAAATTGTCTCATAAGCTATTAaatcttataataaaaaaataattgggtgttatggggcaacatattttacattgtattgtatggaaaaacaccaaggagtccgaacatttgactCAAATCCAAAAACTTCACCTATTTACATCCATTGTAACAATTTGTAATTCCTGattattaattaattttccTAAATGTTAGatataatataagttataagtcctaaaatgaaatttctttgccaaattgttagttgcgaccaGTTCTTAGTCTTAattgttaaaatcttttttgCAAAAACATTAGTTGTCACCAGTTGTAACAATGTAAGTCCaaattattaaatgttattGCCAAAATGTTAGTTGCAATAAGTcctaattatcaaaaaaaaaattcacaagtaTCTATCAATCTTACCAATTTAATTCCTAATTTGACGGACCAgcccacattttttttcttctaaacaGATTATTAATTCTTTAATATTCCGGTTTCCAGCATCCGGACATGAAATCATATCCATTTCCTGCATcgttaatttgtaaatattaaaaaaaagatattaacacttgtttttaaaatcacagtcttaCCTGTCATGCctgtatataatgttttaaaccTATAAGCCCCTCACCACACTGTAAATAtctatatgaatattttattaaacattaaacccatatatatatatatatccaaagtGGGAGTGCGCCGAAAATATATAGAATAGAGGAAAATTCCTGTACAGAACAGAACATTGGTTTTCTTCCCCCATACCTACATTCCCCATTCACAATCATGCTGATTTTCATTGTTAGAATAAATTATGCAGAACTTCTGAAGGAGACATATTGCCTTCAACTGGAATTACAATATATGCGAACCCAACATTAATTAACTATCCAACGCCGCTGCATTTTAATGCACCTTTCCTGATTCATGAGCTTGTTGTTCAAAAGTTATCCTTTGTTGGTGTGATTGATAGGTATTTATCCTTTTTGTATACATGGATTCAAACGttgatttacctgtttgaattttattcacTAGTAACTTTGGGGTCCCTTATAGTTTGCTGTTTAGTCAGGGTTAAAGCCCTATATAAAAGGCTGTACTATGTCGATGTCTGAGTCtatgacctgtagttgttttcatcaggttgggaacaacccTCCCTCAGTaaaattcaacaattttcaaGTGGTCGTTATACTGTTGTAAAATGGAAAATAGAAATTTTTTCAACTTGAAAGTGGGGAAaaatacatcatatttgaaGCACCTTTTCTAGAAGAGGGGTCTACTAATttgaatgatataaaataaaataatataggtTTATGTCCAGGAATATTctaatagttttaaaatatattaaccaTTTAATACCAGATAGATGTATGTTCCTTGGAAAAATAGGAGCCCCTTTGtactaaaaaatgtttttttttacaaaaggaatatacatgtataaattaaaatgaCCCCTCATAAAAAGGATATTTATGACATTTAGGGTTTTTTCCTAACCTGATTATGACTAGAATGGAAAATTGTCTTGTAAAACAGGGTAAAAAActcttcataaattaaagaaatgtctaAGTACAcctacaagtgataaatcaagtttaaatattgtcaaaacctataattttatgtttacaaacacAAATTATAAGCGCTCATCTTTTCTGTTGAACCTTCGCctaaaaaaattgcaaatttaatatattttttttatacaaatctgTAGgataagaaattaaattggcGTGGCCAGATATACAAACAAGCaacttaatttatttgatttgttcaaaaactgattaaaaagaaaagaaacattactgttttaaaagatgtataacatgtataaaacatcaaaaatatttattattctctTTTTTTGCAGTATCAATCatcattaattatatataatcaagACCAGACACAGAAGACCATTTGGTGAATTATGTAGCAAGATGTATCACATACTTATGGGTTAGTTGATTATTACAATTATTGTTGGAGGGGGGGGGGTAATCTATGCCAGTGACCTTgacatattaaaaagaagatgtggtatgattgctaatgagacaactctccccaATAtaccaaatgacaaaaataatcaagtataggtcattgtatggccttcaacaatgagcaaagcccatatcacATAGTTGGCTATttaaggccccgaaatgacaatgtaaaacgattcaaacaagaaaactaacagccttatttatgaacCATCTTTCTATCTTGACGAATAATTCTTTGATATTAACCATATTGTAATAGTCAGATGAAAAATTTGTATACAATTCAATGATTTAAATTATCAACAGCAATTGGAATCTGCAAACTTGTAAtactttatttgtatttacaggTAATTTTACTGTACCATTACTGTAGAGTACTGTCTAGTATTAGCAGAGATGGAGGAGCTTATGACAGAAATCTATTTCTTAATGTTTAAAGAAAGTGGTAAGTTTTACTTACATTGACACATAAATTGGTAAAAAgcttataaaacaaatttctcTTATTCTTAGCTAATTGAAACATCTCTTGGGCTGTTGTGAATGTGCTGATAATATCACATGagtatatttcattatttgaataCTATTAATTGTCCATCTGCAATTTCATATGCAAGctatatttcaatttcataataAGCATAAGATTTGATtagaatataattatattacgAAAATTGAGAGACTAATTGCTTTtagttatttctttttcttataattATTGATGGCATGAATTTATCTGAAACAGATTTCAGAAActgtttgacaaaattttataaaactcagTCATCTTACAATATATAGTTTGTTGTGTCTATGTTAATTAAAAGGTAaatagtgtgttaatttacgtCTTTTTTTATTGAGCTAAGCctgtcaattgatattttatcgtgtaattttctatgttgtaatgttatgctattgtttcagaaaaagggagaaagtttggtaccattaaaacgtttaatcctgTTGCAAATGTGTGCacctgtccgaagtcaggaatctgatgtacattagttgtcgtttgtttatgtaatttatacgtgtttctcgtttctcgttttttacattgattagaccgttggttttcctggttgaatgggtttacactagtctagtaattttggggccctttatagcttgttgttaggtgtgagccaagactccgtgttgaaggccgtacattgacctttaatggtttacttttataaattgttatttggatgaaaagttgtctcattggcacgcaCACTACATCTTCCTACATCTATATAATACAACAATGATCATATTtcttacttggtacagggcattttttaaagaacctggttttgtggcatgccaaacttCCCTCTTTAACGGCcatgtttaatataacattaaaatggcaacacaacattacaggactacaatacaaataaatagaacatatttgacaaagaaacacacaaataatagctaacaaaacgTATCAGGTCTAAAAAATCACACAAGAATTACTAGTGACGCACagatataaaagtttgaaagccaaaacatgtacatattttggAAATAGAACGATATCTTTCATAGAAAGGGCTCATAcgtataaatttgatttatttagttGTAAAAGGACAGTTGGAACCCAAGTGTATCAAGTGTGTCAATACGTCGGTACCGACATGAAAATACAGACACtattatttttgtccatctgatgagtaatTCTTTTTCAACtgctttttatagtttgttctaaTGTTGTACTATTATAACTTTGTCCTAGGTTTGGGGAAGGGTTTGTATCCTGCTATTATGTTTAACCCCGGCACATTATGTATGTTGTGCCTGTtgtaagtcaggagcctgttattcggtagttgtcgtttgtttatgtattacatatttgtttttcgttccttTATTATACATAAGTAATGTcattagttttttcgtttgaattgctttGCATTTCGGAGCCTTgtgtagctgactatgcggtatgggctttgctcattgttgaaggccgtacggtgacctatagttgttaatttctgtgttattttagTCTCCTGttgagagttgtgtcattggcaatcatgccacatcttctttttttttttacagttatttgtaaataaagaaatatttccgTAAAGCATAATTCGGTTTCCTTTCTCCCGCTTTTGACTATATTTTTGGTCCATTATAGTTATGTCAGCTTATCAACATTTATTGGTACAGCATTTAACAAGACCCTCGTTACCTTTTCCTTAATTCTCGCAAGGTTTCTTTAAAGCAAATAACTGAGGTCTCTTTTGCAAAAAAGGCAATTGTCGTCTTTGaagaaattactttttttttgcaatctataatgaaatttgtttgTGCATGTCGTTTCCCTTTCCCTTTTCCCTTATATATTTGTGTGTGTTTCAGATGAATGGTGCAAACTGCGCTTCGTTTTGTTCAGTATGTTGCATGGcagatacaaattaataaattgcAACAAATGTCACGCATACatgatttaattttggatgtaacacgtcttctgattggctgacgtaaTTTTGTTATGAGTCAATAGACATGAtatagtcatgtgaccgtgacgttatcaacgttttttcatggttttctacgatttaaaatggaatttagaattaaattataagaaatgactgcaATATTTTGCACACTGTGAAATTACCCGCTACgtgcgttattcagtgtgcaccaaatttgtttatgttatttcttcatagacagaaaaaaatattacagtcattccttaagtAAATTCCATGGTTGTCGGCtttatcaaaacatattttgatgCGTTTTTGATATGTCGATTCCTCCAAGAAATGCGATCGTGAACAATTGTGCCACTCAAAAATTACAAGGAATTTTGTTATCAgactttttataacatttttgaagGCAATCGGAAGTTCGTTGACAATACCAACATTCACgtaatttgattggtttaagaaaatgaaatcaaaaacgaGATATTTATTATCTACATCATACTTTTTGCAATTTGTAGACATTTGTTTGCAATTTGGTAATACAAGTTACAcggaaaaatgaaaaacttttttcGAATTGTTAGTTCTAGATCCCTGAGAGCATTTAGTTTGCCTCTATCATCTCCAAGATGATATAAACACAAAAACGATAACATATTCAAATACACCACAGCAGGAATTCTGAATATGTCTTTTCTAACATCTTGTGGAATTATAGGGAACAATTCTACTGGAAATAAGTGATATGGTTTTTTAAACAACACCATA from Mytilus trossulus isolate FHL-02 chromosome 8, PNRI_Mtr1.1.1.hap1, whole genome shotgun sequence includes the following:
- the LOC134681827 gene encoding putative tyrosinase-like protein tyr-3, which encodes MMLFVAVLFVVVVNSAVNGTQYDCRDHEKSCRDWAGTGQCVKNPGYMTVNCCRSCYGCINQDPSCRSWAKDGQCYKNPEYMLSMCCKSCRTYPRGVGVLRR